The Nitrososphaerota archaeon genome segment GGGGTTGGCGTAGTAACTTTCAAGGTTGAGAAGGGCGTAGGAATAGCGACGATGGAGCAGCAAGAGAAGAAGAGCGAATAAATCTTCGCACTAAGGTTACCCGGGTGTGGCTGAAGTGGAGCCGCCATTTGCGTCTAAGGGATTTAGGCTTCTAAACATAGGGTTGAGCATCACACTACTCCTAACACTCATAACTATAGCCTACTCAGCATACGAAGACCTAGCATATGTGTTCGAGGGTTTCGCAGTAGGTGAAGGTATGCCACAGCTTAGCGTAAACGGCACACACCTAACAATCTCGAACCTCAAACTCGCCAACCGAGGCATATACCCTTTGAGCATAGCGTTAAGAGGCGAGGTGATGCTTGGAAACGTGGACCTCGGCTCAGCGAGCACAGGCGAAATAATCATCCCCCCGAAGATGCAGAAGCAGATAGACCTAACTCTGCCCATAAATTTGACAAGAGTCTACACCAACTCCACTCTCTTAAAGATGATCTTATTCAACGAGTCGGTTGCTACGTTTAAGATGAATGTAGAATTTGGGCTTCAACCTTTTGTAGCTGCTTCGTTTGAGGGTGGCTTTAACAGTAGGGTAGGTGCAGCGCTAGACAGTTTAACTTTTAGGCTACGAAGTGTAGAGCCGCTAAACGAAACACACGTTAAGGCTGATGTGGAGATGGAGTTTACTAACAGATCACCTCTAGCGGTCAACGGTTTACTGCATGCTTCGCTACCCTCGGCAAGGCAAAGAAATCTGCGGTATGTCGCAGCACCAATTGACATTTTAGCCCAACCCTCCCAACACTACATAGGTCAGCTTACTTTCACACTACCTAAAGAGGAGCTGAAGAGCGGAGCTTGGTATGCGCTTGAGCTAAGATTTGAAACTCTTGGCTACGCGTATGAATGGAGGTCAACGTTTAGGGTGTAGTCGGGGTTGGAGGTTCCTAAGAAGCAGAATAGGGCGCTGGTGTTTGCTGGGCGAGCTTTTCAAGCAGCCATATTTGTGGCTATCAACTATGTAATCTTCTTCATCGCGCCGAGCCTATTCTTCTCAAGCACCGGTCTTCTGACGGCCGAGATCGAAGCTGCGATTTCAAGCTACTTTCTGATAATAGCATCCTTGACTGTTCTCCATCTACTCCTTAAAGATCATATCATAGGGTTAGCGTCCTCTGTAGGCTTAGGAATAGTTGAATCGATTTACATCTATGTGATAACCGATGGCGGCGTGCTAACGATCTCATATGGCGGCTTCGCACTAACCTTGGAGTTTAAGCCACTCCTCTATCTCATGATGGCTATACCACTAGTAAATACGGTGAAGCAGATCATCGATTACGTAGGTAGATCTGCTGCTCAGCCTGTGGGGATGGTGGAAGTAGAAGGATAATGTGATCGTAGCCGCGCTAAGAACACGACATTCAGATAGGAGGATGCATGACGATAAGACCCGCCTTCAACGCCACATCCATGTATTTGCTCGGTCTTTCTATAAGCGCTCTAACTTCACGCTCAAGTTCATCTCTGGACATCTTTCTCCTCGCATACCCGAGTTCCATAGCCTTTTCCGCAACTGCCATAGCTTCCTTTACATAGAGCTCTGTCTCTGTCATGCTCCCTATTATTCTCTCCTCGTGGACGCCTGTCTCCTCACTATATTTTGCTATCGCGTGTGCAGCCGCCACAAACATTTCATCCGTCATCTTCCTAGCTCTAACGGTTAGAACGCCTCTGAACACAGCAGGGAAGCCTATACTATTATTTATTTGATTTGGGAAGTCGCTTCTGCCTGTGGCGACTATCCTCGCACCACCTTCTTTAGCTTCCCAAGGCCAGATCTCTGGGACAGGATTCGCCGCTGCAAATACTATGGCATCTTTATTCATCTCCTTAAGCCACTCTTTTTTGATAACCCCTGGTCCTGGTCTTGAAGCGGCTATGACCACATCTGCGCCCCTTAAACTCTCTGGAATATCGCCTTTTACACCTTCTGCATTTGACTCTAAAGCTATTTGGTATTTCCAAGGATTCTCTTTCCGTAGAGACTCTGTATCATCTCTTTCGCGATAAATTATGCCTTTGGAATCTACGGCAACGATGTTCTTGGGGTTTGCGCCAGCGACTTTAAGGTATCTGTAGGTGGCTATATTAGCTGCGCCGGAGCCGATAAGAGATATTTTCACCTGATCTATCTTCTTGCCAACAATTTTTAGAGCATTTATTAGAGCGGCTATTATGACTAAAGCGGTTCCTTGCTGGTCGTCGTGCCAAACAGGTATATCTAAGATCTGCTGAAGCTTCTCAAGAATATAGAAGCATTTCGGGGATTCGATATCCTCTAGATTAACAGCTCCACAACTGGCTTCAAGCGCCTTGACGATATACATGAACTTATCCGGGTCTCTCTCTTTAATAACCAGGGGGAATGCGTCCACGCCGCCGAGGTATTTGAATAATAATGCCTTGCCCTCCATAACAGGCAG includes the following:
- a CDS encoding NADP-dependent malic enzyme translates to MSQVKKDWFAISEKLHRFYGGKVEIVPKCPVTNIDYFAIWYTPGVAEPCRKIQSGGEDLTYDYTWRWNAAAVISDGTRVLGLGNIGAAASLPVMEGKALLFKYLGGVDAFPLVIKERDPDKFMYIVKALEASCGAVNLEDIESPKCFYILEKLQQILDIPVWHDDQQGTALVIIAALINALKIVGKKIDQVKISLIGSGAANIATYRYLKVAGANPKNIVAVDSKGIIYRERDDTESLRKENPWKYQIALESNAEGVKGDIPESLRGADVVIAASRPGPGVIKKEWLKEMNKDAIVFAAANPVPEIWPWEAKEGGARIVATGRSDFPNQINNSIGFPAVFRGVLTVRARKMTDEMFVAAAHAIAKYSEETGVHEERIIGSMTETELYVKEAMAVAEKAMELGYARRKMSRDELEREVRALIERPSKYMDVALKAGLIVMHPPI